A stretch of the Sulfurospirillum tamanense genome encodes the following:
- a CDS encoding iron-sulfur cluster assembly scaffold protein translates to MAKNSLIGGSIWEEYSQKVQDLMNNPKNMGQITEEEAKAMGGKLIVADFGAESCGDAVRLYWVVNEETNVIMDAKFKSFGCGTAIASSDTMAELCKGKTVDEAVKITNIDVEKAMRDHPDTPAVPPQKMHCSVMAYDVIKAAAASYKGVNPEDFEDEIIVCECARVSLGTIKDVIKINDLKSVEEITNYTKAGAFCKSCIKPGGHEDREYYLVDILKDVRAEMEQEKLKAQADAKITGSGDMVPFEDLTVVGQLKAVETIIDADIRPMLIMDGGNLEIIDIKPSEGNIDIYIRYLGACSGCASSSTGTLYAIESVLQEKLSRAIRVLPI, encoded by the coding sequence ATGGCAAAAAATAGTTTAATCGGCGGCTCTATCTGGGAAGAATACAGTCAAAAAGTACAAGATTTAATGAACAACCCTAAAAACATGGGCCAAATCACCGAAGAAGAAGCTAAAGCTATGGGCGGTAAACTCATCGTGGCAGACTTTGGTGCAGAATCCTGCGGGGATGCTGTGCGCCTTTACTGGGTTGTCAACGAAGAGACCAATGTTATCATGGATGCAAAGTTTAAAAGCTTTGGGTGTGGCACCGCCATAGCCAGTTCCGACACCATGGCAGAACTGTGCAAGGGAAAAACTGTCGATGAGGCAGTTAAAATCACCAACATTGATGTGGAAAAAGCGATGCGCGATCACCCCGACACCCCTGCTGTTCCCCCTCAAAAGATGCACTGTTCGGTCATGGCGTACGACGTCATCAAAGCAGCTGCTGCTTCCTACAAGGGTGTCAATCCTGAAGATTTTGAAGATGAAATCATCGTGTGCGAATGCGCGCGCGTAAGCTTAGGTACCATCAAAGATGTTATCAAAATCAACGATTTAAAGAGCGTTGAAGAGATTACTAACTACACCAAAGCGGGCGCTTTTTGTAAATCTTGCATCAAGCCCGGCGGACATGAAGACAGAGAATACTACCTTGTGGACATCCTCAAAGATGTGCGTGCCGAAATGGAACAAGAAAAACTCAAAGCCCAAGCGGATGCAAAAATTACAGGCTCTGGTGACATGGTCCCTTTTGAAGACCTAACTGTTGTTGGACAACTCAAAGCCGTAGAGACAATTATTGATGCAGATATTCGACCCATGCTTATCATGGACGGGGGAAATTTAGAGATTATTGACATCAAGCCTTCCGAGGGCAATATCGATATCTATATTCGCTATTTGGGCGCTTGTAGCGGATGTGCTAGCAGCTCTACAGGAACACTGTATGCTATCGAATCGGTGCTACAAGAAAAGCTTTCCCGCGCTATTCGTGTTTTGCCCATTTAA